A window from Variovorax sp. PBL-E5 encodes these proteins:
- a CDS encoding ABC transporter ATP-binding protein: MAADTSSMLRIEGLRKNYGAVAALQGVDIEVRRGEVMGLIGPNGSGKSTLFDCCTGLQKSDAGRVLLKGIDITGWPMNRIAREGRFLRSFQKTVVFPTLDCEENLVLAGQMSRFPNVLSTFWIGPAARRRVKALRERARELIEIAGLARVAHLPAGHMSGGQQKLLQFASMLMPEPELILLDEPLAGINPMLIEKVIQSIEHANRELGVTFVVIEHNTDVLMNLSHRVVVLHQGSKLADDTPEAVVKNPEVIEAYLGG, from the coding sequence ATGGCCGCTGATACATCGTCCATGCTGCGCATCGAGGGCCTGCGCAAGAACTACGGCGCGGTGGCCGCGCTGCAGGGCGTCGACATCGAAGTCCGGCGCGGCGAGGTGATGGGCCTGATCGGGCCGAACGGCTCGGGCAAGTCGACGCTGTTCGACTGCTGCACCGGGCTGCAGAAGAGCGATGCCGGGCGCGTGCTGCTCAAGGGCATCGACATCACCGGCTGGCCGATGAACCGCATCGCGCGCGAAGGCCGCTTCCTGCGCAGCTTCCAGAAGACGGTGGTCTTCCCGACGCTCGACTGCGAAGAGAACCTGGTGCTCGCAGGCCAGATGTCGCGCTTCCCGAACGTGCTGTCCACCTTCTGGATCGGGCCGGCCGCAAGGCGGCGCGTGAAGGCGCTGCGCGAACGCGCGCGCGAGCTGATCGAGATCGCGGGCCTCGCGCGCGTCGCGCACCTGCCGGCCGGCCACATGTCGGGCGGCCAGCAGAAGCTGCTGCAGTTCGCCTCGATGCTGATGCCCGAGCCCGAGCTGATCCTGCTCGACGAGCCGCTGGCCGGCATCAACCCGATGCTGATCGAGAAGGTGATCCAGAGCATCGAGCACGCGAACCGCGAACTGGGTGTGACCTTCGTGGTGATCGAGCACAACACCGACGTGCTGATGAACCTGAGCCACCGCGTGGTGGTGCTGCACCAGGGCAGCAAGCTGGCGGACGACACGCCGGAAGCGGTCGTGAAGAACCCCGAAGTGATCGAAGCCTACCTCGGCGGTTGA
- a CDS encoding HpcH/HpaI aldolase family protein, with protein sequence MSNSLHERLARGDSVLMVNPNHISPTLCEKLVRSGADSVFIDCEHGLASFEDIHHMAKAARYAGGFGIVRPQNQERSTITRCLNAGADGVMVPLIHTAEIARQVVHTFRYAMPDDRASKLLIAMVESVEAVGNLDEILAVEGIDVFFVGPGDLSQSMGYSPAVAAGKRRPQPALDLVDETLRRIRAAGKIAGTLVVRHDVEHLVSMGAQLLYYHADPFVVEGVAAMRQLSAPR encoded by the coding sequence ATGAGCAACTCACTTCACGAGCGGCTGGCACGCGGCGACAGCGTGCTGATGGTCAACCCCAATCACATCTCGCCGACGCTGTGCGAGAAGCTGGTGCGCTCGGGCGCCGACTCGGTCTTCATCGACTGCGAGCACGGCCTGGCGAGCTTCGAGGACATCCACCACATGGCCAAGGCCGCGCGCTACGCGGGCGGCTTCGGCATCGTGCGGCCGCAGAACCAGGAGCGCTCGACGATCACGCGCTGCCTCAACGCCGGCGCCGACGGCGTGATGGTGCCGCTGATCCACACGGCCGAGATCGCGCGCCAGGTGGTGCATACCTTCCGCTATGCGATGCCGGACGACCGTGCGAGCAAGCTGCTGATCGCGATGGTCGAGTCGGTGGAGGCCGTGGGCAACCTCGACGAGATCCTCGCGGTGGAGGGCATCGACGTGTTCTTCGTCGGCCCGGGCGATCTGTCGCAGTCGATGGGCTATTCACCCGCGGTCGCGGCCGGCAAGCGGCGTCCGCAGCCGGCGCTGGATCTGGTCGACGAGACGCTGCGGCGCATTCGTGCGGCGGGCAAGATCGCGGGCACGCTGGTCGTTCGACATGACGTGGAACATCTGGTGTCGATGGGTGCACAGCTGCTCTACTACCACGCCGATCCGTTCGTGGTCGAGGGCGTGGCGGCGATGCGGCAGCTTTCGGCGCCGCGCTGA
- a CDS encoding branched-chain amino acid ABC transporter permease has translation MTTTTLDTPRLPAARLATVNWSACALALAALLAAPLFLGDYYLHAMVLAMIFLLPALGLNLILGYTGMLSLAQGVFFGIGAYASALMSLHFGTPFFLNFLIAGAVAGLIALPLGIPALRLRDTSFVMCTLGLVVIAQMVSKNWIDLTRGDMGLSGVPRPRLGFGDMAFTVIKAPDYFYLVLVLAAIAVAAFVALIRSPAGRCMVAIRDNEMLAESLGVPTWTYKLIVFMLSAVFAGLGGSLYAHFSTVVSPLVFQSYYSNTILIIVLGGGVGRVPGAIIGSFVFVAVSEALRITPELRMVIYGFVLLGLVFLFPKGLAPLFERFAERIAGIGRAEKHDGR, from the coding sequence ATGACAACCACCACGCTGGACACCCCCCGCCTGCCGGCCGCACGGCTGGCCACGGTGAACTGGAGCGCCTGCGCGCTCGCCCTGGCCGCGCTGCTGGCGGCGCCGCTCTTCCTCGGCGACTACTACCTGCATGCCATGGTGCTGGCGATGATCTTCCTCTTGCCCGCGCTGGGGCTGAACCTGATCCTCGGCTACACCGGCATGCTGTCGCTCGCGCAGGGCGTCTTCTTCGGCATCGGCGCCTATGCGTCGGCGCTGATGTCGCTGCACTTCGGCACGCCCTTCTTCCTCAACTTCCTGATCGCCGGCGCGGTCGCGGGGCTGATCGCGCTGCCGCTCGGCATCCCGGCGCTGCGGCTGCGCGACACCTCCTTCGTCATGTGCACGCTGGGGCTGGTGGTGATCGCGCAGATGGTGTCGAAGAACTGGATCGATCTCACCCGCGGCGACATGGGCCTGTCGGGCGTGCCGCGTCCGCGGCTGGGCTTCGGCGACATGGCCTTCACCGTGATCAAGGCGCCCGACTACTTCTACCTCGTGCTGGTGCTGGCGGCGATCGCGGTGGCGGCCTTCGTCGCGCTGATCCGCTCGCCGGCCGGCCGCTGCATGGTGGCGATCCGCGACAACGAGATGCTGGCCGAGTCGCTCGGCGTGCCGACCTGGACCTACAAGCTCATCGTCTTCATGCTGAGCGCGGTCTTCGCCGGGCTCGGCGGCAGCCTCTACGCGCACTTCTCGACGGTGGTGAGCCCGCTGGTGTTCCAGTCCTACTACTCCAACACCATCCTGATCATCGTGCTGGGCGGTGGCGTCGGCCGGGTGCCGGGCGCGATCATCGGCAGCTTCGTCTTCGTCGCCGTGTCGGAGGCGCTGCGCATCACGCCCGAGCTGCGCATGGTGATCTACGGCTTCGTGCTGCTCGGCCTGGTGTTCCTGTTTCCGAAGGGGCTGGCGCCGCTGTTCGAGCGCTTCGCCGAGCGCATCGCCGGCATCGGCCGAGCGGAGAAGCACGATGGCCGCTGA
- a CDS encoding hydantoinase/oxoprolinase family protein, with product MKLAFDTGGTFTDFAMTEDDGSILLHKVLSTPDAPARAVLQGVDELLAKVRARHAGKAAGAGALQILGATTVVTNAVLERRGVHTAFITTDGFQDMLRIRTEGRYDLYDLRIQYPEPLVSRELCFGVDERIAADGTVIKTLDEEGVRAIGRTLLEKKVESVAVCLLHAYKYAQHERRVAELLAEVAPGISVSLSSTVCPEVREYDRASTTVVNAYTRPMMVGHVNHLERELSQRGVEGQLLWMTSSGGVVPSSSASRTPVRLIESGPAAGAVAAADYARQAGEQSVLSFDMGGTTAKLCLIPNGQPMVANDLEVARHERFRKGSGFPLKIQSIHMIEIGAGGGSIAARNKLGLLGVGPRSAAAAPGPACYGRGGTEPTVTDADLLLGYLDEKSFLGGDFALDRPAAEAAMARLADELGISAERCAWGIHDMVNESMAEAASMQATDSGVDPRALPLIAFGGAGPVHAYGVARKLGIRKVICPLGAGVTSAIGLLGAPVAADLSTSLPMRLSAWNPSAVHVVKASLAAQGREVVLASKVPADRIGFSYTVDMRHVGQGYEISVALPDLDPADPAFLAELTARFHANYVALYGRAVTGTDAEVITWRIRASGPKGEVSLAGLRGEAGAVRDPRKGTRPVFFSELGKFVDTPVYDHYALLPGVPVEGPAIIEQRESTVVMGPNASASLDAQHNLIMLLS from the coding sequence ATGAAACTGGCATTCGACACGGGTGGCACGTTCACCGACTTCGCGATGACCGAGGACGACGGCAGCATCCTGCTGCACAAGGTGCTGAGCACGCCCGATGCGCCGGCGCGCGCGGTGCTGCAGGGCGTGGACGAGCTGCTCGCCAAGGTGCGCGCCAGGCACGCCGGCAAGGCGGCCGGCGCCGGCGCGCTGCAGATCCTCGGCGCGACCACGGTGGTCACCAACGCGGTGCTCGAACGCCGCGGCGTGCACACCGCCTTCATCACCACCGACGGCTTCCAGGACATGCTGCGCATCCGCACCGAAGGCCGCTACGACCTCTACGACCTGCGCATCCAGTACCCCGAGCCGCTGGTGTCGCGCGAGCTGTGCTTCGGCGTCGACGAGCGCATCGCGGCCGACGGCACCGTCATCAAGACGCTGGACGAGGAGGGCGTGCGCGCCATCGGCCGCACGCTGCTGGAGAAGAAAGTCGAGTCGGTCGCCGTCTGCCTATTGCATGCCTACAAGTACGCGCAGCACGAGCGCCGCGTCGCCGAGCTGCTGGCCGAGGTGGCGCCCGGCATCTCGGTGTCGCTGTCGTCGACCGTGTGCCCCGAGGTGCGCGAGTACGACCGCGCCTCGACCACCGTGGTCAATGCCTACACGCGGCCGATGATGGTGGGCCATGTGAACCACCTCGAGCGCGAGCTGTCGCAGCGCGGCGTCGAAGGCCAGCTGCTGTGGATGACCTCCAGCGGCGGCGTGGTGCCGAGCTCCTCGGCCTCGCGCACGCCGGTGCGCCTCATCGAATCCGGCCCGGCCGCCGGCGCGGTGGCCGCCGCCGACTATGCGCGCCAGGCCGGCGAGCAGAGCGTGCTGTCCTTCGACATGGGCGGCACCACCGCCAAGCTGTGCCTGATCCCGAACGGCCAGCCGATGGTGGCCAACGACCTCGAGGTGGCGCGGCACGAGCGCTTTCGCAAGGGCAGCGGCTTCCCGCTCAAGATCCAGTCGATCCACATGATCGAGATCGGCGCCGGCGGCGGCAGCATCGCGGCGCGCAACAAGCTGGGGCTCCTGGGCGTCGGCCCGCGCAGTGCCGCGGCCGCGCCGGGCCCGGCCTGCTATGGCCGCGGCGGCACCGAGCCTACCGTGACCGATGCCGACCTGCTGCTCGGCTACCTCGACGAGAAATCCTTTCTCGGCGGCGATTTCGCGCTCGACCGGCCGGCCGCCGAGGCCGCGATGGCGCGGCTGGCCGATGAGCTCGGCATCAGCGCCGAGCGCTGCGCCTGGGGCATCCACGACATGGTCAACGAGAGCATGGCCGAGGCGGCCTCGATGCAGGCCACCGACAGCGGCGTCGATCCGCGCGCGCTGCCCTTGATCGCCTTCGGCGGCGCCGGCCCGGTGCATGCCTACGGCGTGGCGCGCAAGCTCGGCATCCGCAAGGTGATCTGCCCGCTGGGCGCGGGCGTGACCTCGGCCATCGGGCTGCTCGGCGCGCCGGTCGCGGCCGACCTGTCGACCAGCCTGCCGATGCGGCTGTCGGCCTGGAATCCGAGCGCCGTCCACGTGGTCAAGGCCAGCCTCGCGGCGCAGGGCCGCGAGGTGGTGCTGGCGAGCAAGGTGCCGGCCGATCGCATCGGCTTCAGCTACACGGTGGACATGCGCCATGTGGGGCAGGGCTACGAGATCTCGGTCGCATTGCCGGATCTCGATCCGGCCGATCCGGCTTTTCTCGCGGAGCTCACGGCGCGCTTCCATGCCAACTACGTCGCGCTCTACGGGCGCGCCGTCACCGGCACCGATGCCGAGGTCATCACCTGGCGCATCCGCGCCAGCGGCCCGAAGGGCGAGGTCTCGCTCGCCGGCCTGCGCGGCGAGGCCGGTGCGGTGCGCGATCCGCGCAAGGGCACGCGGCCGGTGTTCTTCTCCGAGCTCGGCAAGTTCGTCGACACGCCGGTCTACGACCACTATGCGTTGCTGCCCGGCGTGCCGGTCGAAGGCCCGGCCATCATCGAGCAGCGCGAGTCGACCGTGGTGATGGGCCCGAACGCCAGCGCCTCGCTCGATGCCCAGCACAACCTGATCATGCTTCTGTCCTGA
- the nac gene encoding nitrogen assimilation transcriptional regulator NAC: MNLRRLKYFVKIVDVGSLTQASEVLHVAQPALSQQLATLEGEFRQQLLLRTQKGVVPTEAGRALYRHAQIILRQFEQAQSDVLHAGRALSGQVSVGLAPGTAASALALPLLQTVQGRYPQIVLHINENFGTTLCDVVRDGRMDMAVLYGGERVMQGLSFDALLTEDLFVVAPEGTLGQDDEVALAELRDVDLLLPRSSNQLRKHVDQAFASARIVPHVVAEMESSNTLAAAIASGVGATILPVSMARGVAAMAAVELRRIVSPTIEVPLSLCASDHLPLSEPAQAVKAILLELVDRLEREAGLHALH, from the coding sequence TTGAATCTCAGGCGTCTGAAGTATTTCGTGAAGATCGTCGATGTCGGCAGCCTGACGCAGGCCTCCGAGGTGCTGCACGTCGCGCAGCCGGCGCTCAGCCAGCAGCTCGCGACGCTCGAAGGCGAGTTCAGGCAGCAGCTGCTGCTGCGCACGCAGAAGGGCGTGGTCCCGACCGAGGCCGGCCGCGCGCTCTACCGCCATGCCCAGATCATCCTGCGCCAGTTCGAGCAGGCGCAGTCCGACGTGCTCCATGCCGGGCGCGCGCTGTCGGGCCAGGTCTCGGTCGGACTGGCACCGGGCACGGCGGCGTCGGCGCTCGCGCTGCCGCTGCTGCAGACGGTGCAGGGCCGCTATCCGCAGATCGTGCTGCACATCAACGAGAACTTCGGCACCACGCTGTGCGACGTGGTGCGCGACGGCCGCATGGACATGGCCGTGCTGTACGGCGGCGAGCGCGTCATGCAGGGCCTGTCCTTCGACGCGCTGCTGACCGAAGACCTGTTCGTCGTGGCGCCCGAAGGCACGCTGGGCCAAGACGACGAGGTGGCGCTGGCCGAACTGCGCGATGTCGACCTGCTGCTGCCGCGTTCGAGCAACCAGCTGCGCAAGCATGTCGACCAGGCCTTCGCGTCGGCGCGCATCGTGCCGCACGTGGTGGCGGAGATGGAGTCGTCGAACACGCTGGCCGCCGCCATCGCCTCGGGCGTGGGCGCGACGATTCTGCCGGTCTCGATGGCGCGCGGCGTGGCCGCCATGGCGGCCGTCGAGCTGCGCCGCATCGTGTCGCCGACGATCGAGGTGCCGCTGTCGCTGTGCGCGTCCGACCACCTGCCGCTGTCGGAACCGGCGCAGGCGGTCAAGGCCATTCTGCTGGAGCTGGTGGACCGGCTCGAACGCGAGGCCGGCCTGCACGCGCTGCACTGA
- a CDS encoding hydantoinase B/oxoprolinase family protein has product MPILRPDFNDPITLQVMWDRLVFIADQADSALGRTAFSPIVRENHDYVNVLLDAKGRALAQCTWSIPVFITTLPMAAQNYFLPAFPPESLEPGDVLATNDPVIGTGHLPDMVMLTPIFRHGKIVAYAGSIAHLPDIGGRPQSPDSTDMFEEGIRIPMLKLFKAGQPNTDVFSVIEASVRLPHEVRGDIQSMVAANEVMCRELTRFMDEYGMDDCDGLGEAIFSRSERHMRKAIAAWPNGSYKADMTIDGFETEVKLCVSVEVRGDSIHVDYTGTSPEVARGINVVPHYRVAHSVYALKCLLDPETPNNEGCMVALTDSAPAGSILNPRPHAAGAARNLVGHCIPSLIFKALQDVVPEGAMGDSGGAPIWGINCQGQRSDGTAYGSAQNFHGGQGGRSSMDGLDTLSFPSNCRVTPIEMYELAVPVLTECKELIPDSGGPGKFRGGLGQRGVIRNLSDREMNIYLSTEHVKYPCLGVLGGQAGRNGAVMHDGQPVFAKGRLVLAPGERLTIELPGGGGWGDAGQRSRLQIEDDLRQGLISTAGALADYGYEAAVPAKPAKVAA; this is encoded by the coding sequence ATGCCCATCCTCCGACCCGACTTCAACGATCCGATCACGCTGCAGGTGATGTGGGACCGCCTGGTCTTCATCGCCGACCAGGCCGACAGCGCCCTGGGCCGCACCGCCTTCTCGCCCATCGTGCGCGAGAACCACGACTACGTGAACGTGCTGCTCGATGCCAAGGGCCGCGCGCTGGCGCAGTGCACCTGGTCCATTCCGGTGTTCATCACCACCTTGCCGATGGCGGCGCAGAACTACTTCCTGCCGGCCTTTCCGCCCGAGTCGCTGGAGCCCGGCGACGTGCTCGCCACCAACGACCCCGTGATCGGCACCGGGCACCTGCCGGACATGGTCATGCTCACGCCGATCTTCCGCCACGGCAAGATCGTCGCCTACGCGGGCAGCATCGCCCACCTGCCCGACATCGGCGGGCGGCCGCAGTCGCCCGATTCGACCGACATGTTCGAGGAAGGCATCCGCATCCCGATGCTGAAGCTGTTCAAGGCCGGCCAGCCCAACACCGACGTGTTCTCGGTCATCGAGGCCAGCGTGCGGCTGCCGCACGAGGTGCGCGGCGACATCCAGAGCATGGTGGCGGCCAACGAGGTGATGTGCCGCGAGCTGACCCGCTTCATGGACGAATACGGCATGGACGACTGCGACGGGCTGGGCGAGGCCATCTTCAGCCGCTCCGAGCGCCACATGCGCAAGGCGATCGCGGCCTGGCCCAACGGCAGCTACAAGGCCGACATGACGATCGACGGCTTCGAGACCGAGGTCAAGCTGTGCGTCAGCGTGGAGGTGCGCGGCGACTCGATCCATGTCGACTACACCGGCACCTCGCCCGAGGTCGCGCGCGGCATCAACGTGGTGCCGCACTACCGCGTCGCGCACAGCGTGTATGCGCTCAAGTGCCTGCTCGATCCCGAGACGCCGAACAACGAAGGCTGCATGGTCGCGCTCACCGATTCGGCGCCCGCGGGCTCGATCCTCAACCCGCGCCCGCATGCGGCCGGCGCGGCGCGCAACCTGGTGGGCCATTGCATCCCGAGCCTGATCTTCAAGGCGCTGCAGGACGTGGTGCCCGAAGGCGCGATGGGCGACAGCGGCGGCGCGCCGATCTGGGGCATCAACTGCCAGGGCCAGCGATCCGACGGCACGGCCTACGGCAGCGCGCAGAACTTCCATGGCGGGCAGGGCGGCCGATCGTCGATGGACGGGCTCGACACGCTGAGCTTTCCGTCCAACTGCCGCGTGACGCCGATCGAGATGTACGAACTCGCGGTGCCGGTGCTGACCGAATGCAAGGAGCTGATTCCCGACTCGGGCGGCCCCGGCAAATTCCGCGGCGGGCTCGGCCAGCGCGGCGTGATCCGCAACCTGTCGGACCGCGAGATGAACATCTACCTGAGCACCGAGCACGTGAAGTACCCGTGCCTGGGCGTGCTCGGCGGCCAGGCGGGCCGCAATGGCGCCGTGATGCACGACGGCCAGCCGGTCTTCGCCAAGGGCCGGCTGGTGCTCGCGCCCGGCGAGCGCCTGACGATCGAGCTGCCGGGCGGCGGCGGCTGGGGCGATGCGGGGCAGCGTTCGCGCTTGCAGATCGAGGACGATCTGCGGCAGGGCCTGATCAGCACGGCAGGCGCGCTGGCCGACTACGGCTATGAAGCGGCCGTGCCCGCGAAGCCTGCCAAGGTGGCGGCATGA
- a CDS encoding SDR family oxidoreductase, which produces MTAGTALKGQVALVTGGGSGIGRSTARRLAAEGARVVVMGRRKEPLDAVVAEIHATGGQAWARQADLQQREQLQDLVRWIEAEIGAVGILVNNAGLTSRVRNIRWIEPDDWESAISVNLTAVYVLMQAVLPGMLAAGAGTIVTVSSLAAVRPNLLGGAPYGAAKAAVLNLMGFMHGTFRNHNIRSTTILPGEVDTPIMDTRVRPPTASERAAMVAPDDVARAILLACTLPQGTTIEQLVISPTLARDQGPDIEISRWLGAPEGTAGKP; this is translated from the coding sequence ATGACCGCCGGCACGGCATTGAAGGGCCAGGTCGCGCTGGTCACCGGCGGCGGCTCCGGCATCGGCCGCTCGACCGCGCGGAGGCTCGCGGCCGAGGGCGCGCGCGTGGTGGTGATGGGCCGGCGCAAGGAACCGCTCGACGCGGTGGTGGCCGAGATCCATGCCACCGGCGGCCAGGCCTGGGCGCGGCAGGCGGACCTGCAGCAGCGCGAGCAGCTGCAGGATCTGGTCCGATGGATCGAGGCCGAGATCGGCGCCGTCGGCATCCTCGTCAACAACGCGGGCCTGACCAGCCGCGTGCGCAACATCCGCTGGATCGAGCCGGACGATTGGGAGTCGGCCATCTCGGTGAACCTCACGGCGGTGTACGTGCTGATGCAGGCGGTGCTGCCCGGCATGCTGGCCGCGGGCGCAGGCACGATCGTCACCGTCTCGTCGCTGGCTGCGGTGCGGCCCAACCTGCTGGGCGGCGCACCGTACGGCGCGGCCAAGGCGGCGGTGCTCAACCTGATGGGCTTCATGCACGGCACCTTCCGCAACCACAACATCCGCTCGACGACGATCCTGCCGGGCGAGGTCGACACGCCGATCATGGACACGCGCGTGCGCCCGCCGACGGCATCGGAGCGCGCCGCGATGGTGGCGCCCGACGACGTGGCGCGCGCGATCCTGCTGGCCTGCACGCTGCCGCAGGGCACGACGATCGAGCAGCTGGTGATCAGCCCGACGCTGGCGCGCGACCAGGGGCCCGACATCGAGATCAGCCGCTGGCTCGGCGCGCCCGAAGGCACGGCCGGCAAACCCTGA
- a CDS encoding branched-chain amino acid ABC transporter ATP-binding protein, with protein MELEIDNLRAGYGHLDILHGVDLKIRHGEFVTLLGPNGAGKSTLLKSLFGMTTHKGGSIRWKGKDIAGLRPQSMLAHGIAYVPQGRCNFQLMTIDENLEMAAYTLKDGDLKGEREYVYDLFPILRTRRNEFAGNMSGGEQQLLEMAMAVLRRPEILLVDEPSVGLSPQAITLVFNELKRLHQGGRTILLVEQNTRKAMEAAERAVVLRLGKVIWDSPTRELSSADLGELFMTGRRAADAATA; from the coding sequence GTGGAACTCGAAATCGACAACCTGCGCGCCGGCTACGGCCATCTGGACATCCTGCACGGCGTGGACCTGAAGATCCGCCACGGCGAGTTCGTCACGCTGCTCGGCCCCAACGGGGCCGGCAAGTCGACGCTCCTGAAATCGCTGTTCGGCATGACCACGCACAAGGGCGGCTCGATCCGCTGGAAGGGCAAGGACATCGCCGGCCTGCGCCCGCAATCGATGCTGGCGCACGGCATCGCCTACGTGCCGCAGGGCCGCTGCAACTTCCAGCTGATGACCATCGACGAGAACCTCGAGATGGCCGCCTACACGCTGAAGGACGGCGACCTGAAGGGCGAGCGCGAGTACGTCTACGACCTGTTCCCGATCCTGCGCACGCGCCGCAACGAGTTCGCCGGCAACATGTCCGGCGGCGAACAACAGCTTCTCGAAATGGCGATGGCGGTGCTGCGCCGGCCCGAGATCCTGCTGGTGGACGAGCCCTCGGTCGGCCTGTCGCCGCAGGCGATCACGCTGGTCTTCAACGAACTCAAGCGCCTGCACCAGGGCGGCCGCACGATCCTGCTGGTCGAGCAGAACACCCGCAAGGCGATGGAGGCGGCCGAGCGCGCCGTGGTGCTGCGCCTGGGCAAGGTGATCTGGGACAGCCCCACCCGCGAACTCAGCAGCGCCGACCTGGGCGAACTCTTCATGACGGGCCGGCGCGCAGCCGACGCGGCCACGGCCTGA
- a CDS encoding LysR substrate-binding domain-containing protein translates to MTVNFKTLKSFVTAVDARSLSAAAHQLSVAQSALSQHIASLEDHFRHRLLNRSNAGVTPTRAGSELYRHAQLILSHLEQAERDLAERSDASFIAGAVSVGLATYSTASILSMPLLQAVRREYPQVNLFINDNFGLVLSEMVMTGRMDMAIIYAGSPIKGVTLQPLLTEELFLIAPAGMPLPASDDQTIPLRALAGIDLLLPSRMHFLRRLLDDEFARIGIAPRIIAEIESASTLHQAIDAGLGATVLPSALADLSSPAGKTVIRRIVEPDLQATISLCVTDHLPMSDQAGAVLGILRKQIDDLFVEGRLIGIRAAK, encoded by the coding sequence ATGACGGTGAATTTCAAGACCTTGAAGAGCTTCGTCACCGCCGTGGATGCAAGAAGCCTTTCTGCCGCGGCGCATCAGTTGAGCGTGGCGCAGTCTGCATTGAGCCAGCACATCGCATCGCTCGAGGACCACTTCAGGCACAGGCTGTTGAACCGCTCGAATGCGGGCGTCACGCCGACGCGCGCGGGCAGCGAACTGTATCGGCATGCGCAGCTGATCCTGAGCCATCTCGAGCAGGCGGAGCGCGACCTTGCCGAGCGCAGCGATGCGAGCTTCATCGCGGGCGCGGTCTCGGTGGGCCTGGCAACCTACAGCACGGCCTCGATCCTGTCGATGCCGCTGCTGCAGGCGGTGCGGCGCGAATATCCGCAGGTCAACCTGTTCATCAACGACAACTTCGGCCTGGTGCTGAGCGAGATGGTGATGACGGGCCGCATGGACATGGCGATCATCTACGCGGGCAGCCCGATCAAAGGGGTGACGCTGCAGCCGCTGCTGACCGAGGAGCTGTTCCTGATCGCGCCGGCGGGCATGCCATTGCCGGCGTCCGACGACCAGACGATCCCTCTGCGCGCGCTGGCCGGCATCGACCTGCTGCTGCCGAGCCGCATGCATTTCCTGCGCCGGCTGCTGGACGACGAGTTCGCGCGCATCGGCATCGCGCCGCGCATCATTGCCGAGATCGAGTCGGCCTCGACGCTGCACCAGGCGATCGATGCGGGGCTCGGCGCGACGGTGCTGCCTTCGGCATTGGCCGACCTCTCGTCGCCGGCGGGGAAGACGGTCATCCGGCGCATCGTCGAGCCCGATTTGCAGGCGACGATCTCGCTGTGCGTGACCGATCATCTGCCGATGTCCGATCAGGCCGGTGCGGTGCTAGGTATCTTGCGCAAGCAGATCGACGATCTCTTTGTCGAGGGGCGGTTGATCGGGATACGTGCTGCCAAATAG
- a CDS encoding branched-chain amino acid ABC transporter permease produces the protein MSSFIFEQIVNGIITGSMYALVAAGMTMIFGVLRAINFAHGEYYMLGTFAAWWVMTQLAADYSFAIIGGVAIVCVIAVLIGRFVMQRLIGQPFQAGVLATLGLSLILQNVVILAFGGGYKVFNGGWIEPIELGDFGMSQQRVILVVVTIAVFAGLEWMVRSTRLGRSIRAVSQNIECCQVNGIDVEQVVRRTFLIGVAIAALSGILTGPINVSIYGGMGESITLKTFAVIVMGGMGNVRGTLIAGCLLGIVESLVAGYIGLQYRDSVGFIALLLMLMFRPHGLFSSKARF, from the coding sequence GTGAGCTCCTTCATCTTCGAGCAGATCGTCAACGGCATCATCACCGGATCGATGTACGCGCTGGTCGCTGCCGGCATGACGATGATCTTCGGCGTGCTGCGCGCCATCAACTTCGCGCATGGCGAGTACTACATGCTCGGCACCTTCGCCGCCTGGTGGGTGATGACGCAGCTCGCGGCCGACTACAGCTTCGCGATCATCGGCGGCGTCGCGATCGTCTGCGTGATCGCGGTGCTGATCGGCCGCTTCGTGATGCAGCGCCTGATCGGCCAGCCCTTCCAGGCCGGCGTGCTGGCCACGCTGGGGCTGTCGCTGATCCTGCAGAACGTCGTCATTCTCGCCTTCGGCGGCGGCTACAAGGTGTTCAACGGCGGCTGGATCGAGCCGATCGAGCTCGGCGACTTCGGCATGTCGCAGCAGCGCGTGATCCTCGTCGTCGTCACCATCGCGGTGTTCGCCGGGCTCGAATGGATGGTGCGCAGCACGCGGCTGGGCCGCTCGATCCGCGCGGTGTCGCAGAACATCGAGTGCTGCCAGGTCAACGGCATCGACGTCGAGCAGGTGGTGCGCCGCACCTTCCTGATCGGCGTCGCCATCGCGGCGCTCTCCGGCATCCTGACCGGGCCGATCAACGTCAGCATCTACGGCGGCATGGGCGAGTCGATCACGCTCAAGACCTTTGCCGTGATCGTGATGGGCGGCATGGGCAACGTGCGCGGCACGCTGATCGCGGGCTGCCTGCTGGGCATCGTCGAGAGCCTGGTCGCCGGCTACATCGGCCTGCAGTACCGCGACTCGGTCGGCTTCATCGCGCTCCTGCTGATGCTGATGTTCCGGCCGCACGGCCTGTTCAGCAGCAAGGCCCGGTTCTGA